The proteins below are encoded in one region of Holophagaceae bacterium:
- a CDS encoding valine--tRNA ligase → MREMDKAFDFKTAQERWYATWEAARTFEAKPASGRTPFSMSLPPPNITGNLHMGHALAYSLPDVMARLKRAQGFDVAWIPGVDHAGIATQIIVERQLKAEGTDRHALGREKFLERIWSWKEQNQADIENQLRRLGASLDWTRKRFTMDPDLNRAVRKVFVEAFRQGRIYRGPRMIQWDPVSQTALSDLEVKHVERNGHLWHINYPFADGSGHLTVATTRPETMLGDTAVAVHPDDERYTHIVGKMVRLPLTTREIPVVADAFVERDFGTGCVKLTPAHDPNDHAAGLRLQLPSIAVIGFDAKMTPAAGAAYAGLDRFECRKKVVAELEAQGLLAKIQTHISQVAVSDRTGAVLEPLVSEQWFMDVKEAAQQALQVVREGKITFTPEHHVAVWEHWLSNITDWCISRQLVWGHRIPAWTCAACGHLHVELEAPASCSNCGSTNLEQDPDTLDTWFSSALWPFSILGWPDETEDLKRYYPNDLMCTSYDIIFFWVARMVMSGLTWTDQVPFKKGLLQ, encoded by the coding sequence ATGCGTGAAATGGACAAGGCCTTCGATTTCAAGACAGCGCAGGAGCGCTGGTACGCGACCTGGGAGGCCGCGAGGACCTTCGAGGCCAAGCCCGCCAGCGGCAGGACGCCCTTCTCCATGTCCCTGCCGCCGCCCAACATCACCGGCAACCTGCACATGGGCCACGCGCTGGCCTACTCGCTGCCGGACGTCATGGCGCGCCTCAAGCGGGCCCAAGGCTTCGATGTGGCCTGGATTCCCGGCGTGGACCACGCGGGCATCGCCACGCAGATCATCGTGGAACGCCAATTGAAGGCCGAGGGCACCGACCGCCACGCCCTGGGCCGCGAAAAGTTCCTGGAGCGCATCTGGTCCTGGAAGGAACAGAACCAGGCCGATATCGAGAACCAGCTGCGGCGCCTTGGCGCCAGTCTGGACTGGACCCGCAAGCGCTTCACCATGGACCCGGACCTGAACCGCGCCGTGCGCAAGGTGTTCGTGGAAGCCTTCCGCCAGGGCCGCATCTACCGCGGCCCGCGCATGATCCAGTGGGATCCGGTTTCGCAGACGGCCCTCAGCGATCTCGAAGTGAAGCATGTCGAACGCAACGGACATCTCTGGCACATCAACTACCCTTTCGCCGACGGCAGCGGCCACCTGACCGTCGCCACGACCCGGCCCGAAACCATGCTCGGCGACACCGCCGTGGCGGTGCATCCCGATGACGAGCGGTACACGCACATCGTCGGAAAGATGGTGCGACTGCCCCTCACTACCCGAGAGATTCCGGTGGTCGCCGACGCCTTCGTGGAACGTGATTTCGGCACCGGGTGCGTGAAACTGACACCGGCCCACGACCCCAACGACCATGCAGCGGGACTACGGCTGCAACTGCCTTCCATCGCAGTCATCGGCTTCGACGCCAAGATGACCCCGGCCGCAGGCGCCGCCTACGCGGGCCTGGACCGTTTTGAGTGCCGCAAGAAAGTGGTGGCGGAACTGGAGGCCCAGGGCCTCCTGGCCAAAATCCAGACCCACATTTCGCAAGTGGCGGTGTCCGACCGCACCGGCGCCGTGCTCGAGCCCCTCGTATCCGAACAGTGGTTCATGGACGTGAAGGAGGCCGCGCAGCAGGCGCTGCAGGTGGTCCGCGAGGGCAAGATCACCTTCACGCCCGAACATCACGTGGCGGTCTGGGAACACTGGCTCAGCAATATCACGGACTGGTGCATTTCGCGCCAGCTCGTGTGGGGGCATCGAATTCCCGCGTGGACCTGCGCGGCCTGCGGCCATCTGCACGTGGAACTGGAAGCGCCCGCTTCATGCTCCAACTGCGGTTCCACGAACCTGGAGCAGGATCCCGACACGCTGGACACCTGGTTTTCCTCGGCGCTCTGGCCCTTCAGCATCCTGGGCTGGCCCGACGAGACCGAAGATCTCAAGCGTTACTATCCCAACGACCTAATGTGCACCAGCTACGACATCATCTTCTTCTGGGTGGCGCGCATGGTGATGAGCGGCCTCACTTGGACTGACCAAGTCCCTTTCAAGAAAGGTCTACTTCAATAG
- the glmS gene encoding glutamine--fructose-6-phosphate transaminase (isomerizing): MCGIVGYIGQQGAAAILVDGLRALEYRGYDSAGVALVPGDGTFRITRASGKLINLQAKIDLKDAAPLGIGHTRWATHGRPTEENAHPHCSNDGKVVAVHNGIFENFLELRAELKTAGFSFITETDTECFPMMVSCLMRGGLGFAGAFRAAVGKMRGIYALACLHADDPGRILVARSGPPLVIGLGEGETFLASDVVPLLRHTRQVIYLEDGDLAEITRSGARIFRLDGSEVPRAVHSVPFDPVAAEKGGFKHFMQKEIFEQPQALSNTLLNRLPIEDSEPIQLDLPFTTEQLRGFDRISIVACGTSWHAGLVGKFYLEQLARIGVDIDYASEYRYRDPIVPPNTLAIGITQSGETADTLAALKEAASRGARTLAICNAQGSTAVRQAEAILLTHAGPEIGVASTKAFTTQLSVLLLLAMRIGEAKGTLDPGLRSELIQGLRELPALLERINSLEPQIAKWAQDWREAKDFLYLARGPLYPIALEGALKLKEISYIHAEGYPAGEMKHGPIALIDSHLPIVALMPRDAHREKTLSNLQEAAARDGRILALATDGDTGLDHIAEDVIHLPDVRPWLAPILYVVPLQLLAYHIAVLRGCDVDQPRNLAKSVTVE, from the coding sequence ATGTGCGGCATCGTGGGATACATCGGCCAGCAGGGCGCGGCGGCCATCCTGGTGGACGGACTGCGCGCGTTGGAATACCGCGGCTATGACAGCGCCGGCGTGGCGCTGGTCCCGGGCGACGGGACCTTCCGCATCACGCGGGCCAGCGGCAAGCTCATCAACCTCCAGGCCAAGATCGACCTCAAGGACGCGGCGCCCCTGGGCATCGGCCACACCCGGTGGGCCACCCATGGCCGGCCCACCGAGGAGAACGCCCACCCCCATTGCAGCAATGACGGCAAGGTGGTGGCGGTGCACAACGGCATCTTCGAGAATTTCCTGGAACTGCGGGCGGAGTTGAAAACCGCGGGCTTTTCCTTCATCACCGAAACCGATACGGAATGTTTTCCGATGATGGTGTCCTGCCTGATGAGGGGCGGCCTGGGATTCGCAGGCGCCTTCCGCGCCGCGGTCGGGAAGATGCGCGGCATCTACGCCCTGGCCTGCCTCCACGCGGATGATCCCGGGCGGATCCTGGTGGCCCGCAGCGGCCCGCCCTTGGTCATCGGGCTGGGCGAAGGCGAGACGTTCCTGGCTTCGGATGTGGTGCCCCTGCTGCGCCACACGAGGCAGGTCATCTACCTCGAAGATGGCGATCTGGCGGAGATCACGCGCTCCGGCGCCCGGATCTTCCGCCTGGATGGAAGCGAGGTTCCGCGCGCCGTGCACTCGGTCCCCTTCGATCCGGTGGCGGCCGAGAAGGGCGGCTTCAAGCACTTCATGCAGAAGGAGATCTTCGAGCAGCCCCAGGCCCTCTCGAACACGCTGCTGAACCGCCTGCCCATCGAGGACTCCGAACCCATCCAACTGGACCTGCCCTTCACCACCGAGCAGCTCCGGGGCTTCGACCGGATCTCCATCGTGGCCTGCGGCACCAGCTGGCACGCAGGGCTCGTGGGCAAATTCTATCTGGAGCAACTGGCGCGTATCGGCGTGGACATCGACTACGCTTCGGAATACCGCTACCGCGATCCCATCGTGCCGCCCAATACGCTGGCCATCGGCATCACCCAAAGCGGCGAGACCGCGGATACCTTGGCGGCGCTGAAGGAGGCCGCCTCCCGCGGGGCGCGGACCCTGGCCATCTGCAACGCGCAGGGCTCCACCGCCGTGCGCCAGGCCGAAGCGATCCTGCTGACCCACGCGGGCCCGGAGATCGGCGTGGCCTCCACCAAGGCCTTCACGACCCAATTGAGCGTGCTCCTGCTCCTGGCGATGCGCATCGGCGAAGCGAAGGGCACGCTTGATCCCGGCCTGCGTTCCGAACTGATCCAGGGCCTCAGGGAATTGCCCGCCTTGCTGGAGCGCATCAACAGCCTGGAGCCGCAGATCGCGAAGTGGGCCCAGGACTGGCGCGAGGCCAAGGACTTCCTATATCTGGCCCGGGGGCCGCTCTACCCCATCGCCCTGGAAGGCGCGCTGAAGCTCAAGGAGATTTCCTACATCCACGCGGAAGGCTACCCGGCCGGCGAAATGAAGCACGGTCCCATCGCCCTGATCGATAGCCACCTGCCCATCGTGGCGCTCATGCCCAGGGACGCCCACCGCGAGAAGACGCTCTCCAACTTGCAGGAAGCCGCCGCCCGGGACGGCCGCATCCTCGCCCTCGCCACCGATGGCGACACAGGCCTGGACCACATCGCCGAGGACGTGATCCATCTCCCCGACGTGCGCCCCTGGCTCGCTCCGATCCTCTATGTCGTTCCGCTTCAACTGCTCGCCTACCACATCGCCGTGCTGCGCGGCTGCGATGTGGACCAGCCCCGCAACCTCGCCAAGAGCGTGACCGTGGAGTGA
- a CDS encoding MinD/ParA family protein has protein sequence MTFSPFRARVVAVTSGKGGVGKTNVVAGLATAFAKAGQKVVVLDANFGLANLDVLLGLTPKHTLEHVLKGEKMMEEVMLDSPVAGGESIRVIPTSSGIHELSHLDPASELRLTQSLQRVCEDADWLFIDTAAGIHDAVLKMLAAAQEVVIVSTPEPTSLLDAYAMLKVLHLREPGKAVHMVINNAQSLEEATEAADQLRAAAQHFLGKDLEILGLVPSDRHLLQAVREQRSVVDLYPSSPAGTALRHMAESLAERVGV, from the coding sequence GTGACGTTTTCTCCATTTCGCGCCCGGGTGGTCGCGGTGACCAGCGGCAAGGGCGGCGTGGGCAAGACCAATGTCGTGGCAGGCCTGGCGACGGCCTTCGCGAAGGCCGGCCAAAAAGTCGTCGTGCTGGATGCCAATTTCGGACTGGCCAACCTGGATGTGCTGTTGGGGCTCACGCCCAAACACACCCTGGAGCATGTGCTGAAGGGCGAAAAAATGATGGAAGAGGTGATGCTGGATTCACCGGTGGCCGGTGGCGAAAGCATCCGCGTCATCCCCACCAGCAGCGGCATCCACGAGCTGTCCCACCTGGACCCGGCCTCGGAGCTGAGGCTCACGCAAAGCCTGCAACGGGTTTGCGAGGATGCCGACTGGCTGTTCATCGACACCGCCGCGGGCATCCATGATGCCGTGCTGAAGATGCTGGCCGCGGCCCAGGAAGTCGTCATCGTCTCCACGCCGGAACCCACCAGCCTGCTCGATGCCTACGCGATGCTGAAGGTGCTCCACCTCCGCGAACCCGGCAAGGCCGTCCACATGGTGATCAACAACGCCCAGAGCCTGGAGGAGGCCACCGAGGCCGCGGACCAGCTCCGGGCCGCCGCGCAGCATTTCCTCGGGAAGGACCTGGAAATCCTGGGCCTCGTTCCCTCGGACCGCCACCTGCTCCAGGCCGTCCGCGAGCAGCGCAGCGTCGTGGACCTCTATCCCAGCAGCCCCGCCGGCACCGCGCTCCGCCACATGGCGGAGAGCCTGGCGGAGCGGGTGGGGGTATGA
- a CDS encoding YraN family protein, giving the protein MGSVTEKGRTARTWGRRCERLTLWLLWLRGWDLVAWELKSGRFELDLLVGRGDELRLLEVKARKPGAWVGGDMALTHEQRLRLQMALSRFLDRVPWPGAISFQRVSWAGWRCRFHPPERWEALGRR; this is encoded by the coding sequence ATGGGTTCAGTGACCGAAAAAGGCAGGACCGCCCGCACTTGGGGGCGCCGTTGCGAGCGGCTGACGCTCTGGCTGCTCTGGCTGCGCGGATGGGATCTGGTGGCCTGGGAGCTGAAATCCGGGCGTTTCGAACTGGATCTGCTCGTGGGCCGGGGGGATGAGCTCCGGCTGCTGGAGGTGAAAGCCCGGAAACCCGGCGCCTGGGTGGGTGGTGACATGGCCTTGACCCATGAACAGCGCCTGCGCCTGCAAATGGCGCTGAGCCGCTTCCTCGACCGGGTGCCCTGGCCCGGAGCCATTTCCTTCCAACGGGTCAGTTGGGCCGGATGGCGCTGCCGTTTCCACCCGCCCGAGCGGTGGGAAGCACTCGGGAGGCGGTAA
- a CDS encoding phosphatase PAP2 family protein translates to MRPRPFGLSGPLGSWRPLDLALAAYLVPASLVLLAGLARGVPGCGKQLIANAAVALVAWVAVRWSRDTRAVLPTLLRFCYVPLLYLVFYRQIEIIWPVLRAAPMDAGLARLEGALFNAQPSLAFRAALPSRWLSELFCFAYFAYYFFTPVVFLSVLFRRGYLAAERIALAASACFFTCYAIFWLFPTVGPHFWFPPHQGPQLYDGYVFNHLLFYLTSNGEIRAGAFPSSHIAVALLLTLSVRRELPGLFVPLAAVTALMLPAVVYLRAHYLVDVPAGILMGLLAFAISNRFIRPAAAQ, encoded by the coding sequence ATGCGGCCACGGCCATTTGGGCTGTCCGGTCCGCTGGGCTCCTGGCGTCCCCTCGACCTGGCGCTGGCCGCCTACCTGGTTCCCGCATCCCTGGTCCTGCTCGCGGGACTTGCCCGGGGAGTTCCTGGCTGTGGGAAACAACTCATCGCCAATGCCGCGGTGGCGCTGGTTGCATGGGTGGCCGTTCGCTGGAGCCGGGACACCAGGGCCGTGCTCCCGACCCTGCTCCGTTTCTGCTACGTGCCGCTCCTGTACCTGGTCTTCTACCGGCAGATCGAAATCATCTGGCCGGTGCTCCGGGCGGCCCCGATGGACGCTGGACTGGCGCGCCTGGAAGGGGCGCTGTTCAACGCCCAGCCTTCGCTCGCCTTCCGGGCCGCCCTCCCTTCCAGGTGGCTTTCGGAGCTCTTCTGCTTCGCCTACTTCGCCTACTACTTTTTCACGCCGGTGGTATTCCTCTCCGTCTTGTTCCGGCGGGGCTACCTTGCGGCTGAACGCATCGCGCTGGCTGCTTCCGCATGCTTCTTCACCTGCTATGCGATCTTCTGGCTCTTTCCGACCGTCGGGCCCCATTTCTGGTTTCCGCCTCACCAGGGGCCGCAGCTCTACGATGGCTACGTCTTCAACCATCTGTTGTTCTATCTGACCTCCAACGGTGAAATCCGGGCCGGCGCCTTTCCTTCTTCGCACATCGCCGTGGCCCTGCTCCTGACCCTATCCGTCCGGCGGGAGCTGCCGGGGCTCTTCGTGCCTCTCGCCGCCGTTACCGCGCTGATGCTTCCGGCCGTAGTCTACCTGCGGGCCCACTACCTGGTGGACGTCCCCGCGGGCATCCTGATGGGACTCCTCGCCTTCGCTATTTCCAACCGGTTTATTCGTCCTGCCGCGGCGCAATGA
- a CDS encoding 3'-5' exonuclease, which yields MSASEGIPLLAEEAQPLRTLRFAIIDLETTGGSPKAFWDKKERFHPASEITDVGVVKMCGPVIEGGFEMLSAIEGDYPPLIQRLTGITPAMLAEAKPWEQVALRLASELEGRVWVAHHAPFDGSFLKAWLPQGLWHRHRLVCTRMLAKALVPEAKSRALHQLCLLLNIHNRRAHRALPDAEATAELMQHLLARAEDRDLDANAFLALAEVPWGKV from the coding sequence ATGTCCGCATCCGAAGGAATTCCGCTGCTCGCCGAAGAGGCCCAGCCCCTGAGGACGCTGCGCTTCGCCATCATCGATCTGGAAACCACCGGCGGCAGCCCCAAGGCTTTCTGGGACAAGAAGGAACGATTCCATCCGGCCTCGGAAATCACGGATGTGGGTGTCGTGAAAATGTGCGGGCCCGTCATCGAAGGCGGTTTCGAAATGCTTTCGGCCATCGAAGGCGACTACCCTCCGCTCATCCAGCGGCTCACGGGCATCACGCCGGCGATGCTCGCCGAAGCCAAGCCTTGGGAACAGGTGGCGCTTCGCCTTGCCAGTGAACTGGAAGGCCGTGTCTGGGTGGCCCACCACGCTCCTTTCGATGGTTCCTTCCTGAAAGCCTGGCTGCCTCAGGGGCTTTGGCATCGCCACCGGCTCGTCTGCACCCGGATGCTGGCCAAGGCGCTCGTTCCAGAGGCCAAAAGCCGGGCGCTGCACCAGCTCTGCCTCCTGTTGAACATCCACAACCGCCGCGCCCACCGCGCCCTGCCCGACGCCGAGGCCACCGCAGAATTGATGCAGCACCTGCTCGCCAGGGCCGAGGATCGCGACCTCGACGCCAACGCCTTCCTCGCCCTAGCCGAAGTGCCCTGGGGGAAGGTTTAG
- a CDS encoding pyridoxal phosphate-dependent aminotransferase family protein encodes MDPLPLVACDIPVPAKSGRQANLFDKCLQFTRADELKALGSYPYHRVIENGQNTEVQVNGRKMLMLGSNSYLELTTHPRIKARSMEAIQQYGSGCAGSRFLNGTLPIHLELERRLADLVGKEAALVYPTGFQTNTGVISTLVQSGEYIISDKLNHACIVDGCVLSPGKMVRYSHNDMVDLEDKLSKLPRDAGKLIVTDGVFSMEGDICNLPEIVRLAKKYGAQVMVDDAHGLGVLGPGGAGTAAHFELTDGVDLIMGTFSKSLAAIGGFIASSERVINYLMHTSRPFIFSASAAPASVAAVLAALDVMQEEPDRLERLWRNTAFMKQGLDDLGFDTGDSATPIIPVLMGDFDRCFQVWQFMQAEGIFVNPIVPPGVPPNRCMIRVSVTAGHSLEQLTWALEKFSEAGRRFGLTQ; translated from the coding sequence ATGGACCCACTGCCCTTGGTCGCCTGCGATATTCCGGTTCCCGCCAAGAGCGGGCGGCAGGCGAACCTGTTCGACAAGTGCCTGCAATTCACCCGCGCCGACGAATTGAAGGCCCTGGGCAGCTATCCCTACCACCGGGTCATCGAGAACGGGCAGAACACCGAAGTCCAGGTCAACGGCCGGAAAATGTTGATGCTCGGCTCCAATTCCTACCTGGAGCTGACCACCCACCCGCGGATCAAGGCCAGATCGATGGAGGCCATCCAGCAGTACGGCAGCGGCTGCGCGGGGTCGCGCTTCCTGAACGGCACCCTGCCCATCCACCTGGAACTGGAACGGCGGCTCGCGGATCTCGTGGGCAAGGAAGCCGCATTGGTCTACCCGACGGGCTTCCAGACCAACACGGGGGTCATCTCCACCCTGGTCCAGAGCGGCGAATACATCATCTCCGACAAGCTCAACCATGCCTGCATCGTGGATGGCTGCGTGCTTTCCCCCGGAAAGATGGTCAGGTACAGCCACAACGATATGGTGGACTTGGAAGACAAGCTCTCCAAGCTTCCGAGGGATGCCGGAAAGCTCATCGTCACGGACGGCGTCTTCTCTATGGAGGGGGACATCTGCAACCTGCCGGAAATCGTGCGGTTGGCGAAGAAATACGGGGCCCAGGTGATGGTGGATGACGCCCATGGCCTGGGCGTCCTGGGACCGGGCGGGGCAGGCACGGCGGCCCATTTCGAGCTCACGGACGGAGTGGACCTGATCATGGGGACCTTTTCCAAGTCCCTCGCGGCCATCGGAGGCTTCATCGCCAGCAGCGAGCGGGTCATCAACTACCTGATGCACACCTCCCGCCCCTTCATTTTTTCGGCTTCGGCGGCTCCCGCCAGCGTCGCGGCGGTGCTCGCGGCCCTGGATGTCATGCAGGAAGAACCCGACCGGTTGGAACGGCTGTGGCGGAACACGGCCTTCATGAAACAGGGACTGGACGACCTCGGTTTCGACACCGGCGATTCCGCAACGCCGATCATTCCCGTTCTCATGGGCGACTTCGACCGCTGCTTCCAGGTCTGGCAGTTCATGCAGGCAGAGGGAATCTTCGTCAACCCCATCGTCCCTCCCGGGGTTCCGCCCAACCGCTGCATGATCCGGGTCTCGGTCACGGCCGGCCACTCCCTGGAACAATTGACCTGGGCGCTGGAGAAGTTCTCGGAAGCGGGCCGCCGCTTTGGCCTGACCCAGTAG
- a CDS encoding class I tRNA ligase family protein, which yields MSKSKGNVIDPLEVMDEFGTDALRFTLISMSAPGTDIALSRNRLESSRNFCNKLWNAARFVQINLTDDVTLEVEPELGEAEYWMIGRLREDLHKVTAALEEFRFHEAADLLYHLVWDDFCATYIELAKVNLMNGTAGQKAAILHFLDILLRALHPMVPFVTEEIHEAVLADRLLPGESRLLAERSWPKDHPLLSRQGGNAALIPRFQDILSAFLRLKAENGVDPAKRVAAACTIMELRPFSEALKTIARLESIEFMSGDLASTTRAVGVVSGGTIALELAGLKDPVAEKTKLETERAKLLKELEPLRSRLADESFVTKAPEAAVAKLRGQAEEKEARLKQVVSLLG from the coding sequence ATGTCGAAGTCCAAGGGCAATGTGATCGATCCGCTCGAGGTCATGGACGAGTTCGGCACAGACGCGCTGCGGTTCACGCTCATCTCGATGTCGGCGCCGGGCACGGACATCGCCCTATCCCGCAACCGCCTGGAGTCGAGCCGCAATTTCTGCAACAAGCTCTGGAACGCCGCCCGCTTCGTGCAGATCAACCTGACGGATGATGTGACGCTTGAAGTGGAACCGGAGCTGGGCGAGGCAGAATATTGGATGATCGGACGCCTGCGCGAGGATCTGCACAAAGTCACGGCGGCCCTGGAGGAATTCCGTTTCCACGAAGCCGCGGACCTTCTCTACCACCTGGTCTGGGATGATTTCTGCGCCACCTACATCGAGCTGGCCAAGGTCAATCTGATGAACGGCACGGCCGGCCAGAAGGCCGCCATCCTGCACTTCCTCGACATCCTGCTCCGGGCGCTGCACCCCATGGTGCCCTTCGTCACGGAGGAAATCCATGAGGCCGTCCTGGCGGATCGCTTGCTTCCCGGCGAATCCAGACTGCTGGCAGAGCGGTCGTGGCCCAAGGATCATCCCCTGCTTTCCAGGCAAGGTGGAAACGCAGCCTTGATACCGCGTTTCCAGGACATCCTGAGCGCGTTCCTGCGCCTGAAGGCGGAGAACGGCGTGGATCCGGCCAAGCGCGTGGCGGCGGCCTGCACGATCATGGAATTGCGGCCCTTCAGCGAGGCGCTCAAAACCATCGCCAGATTGGAAAGCATCGAATTTATGAGCGGCGATCTGGCCTCCACGACCCGCGCCGTCGGCGTGGTGAGCGGAGGCACCATCGCCCTTGAACTCGCAGGCCTCAAGGATCCCGTGGCGGAAAAGACGAAGCTTGAAACCGAGCGCGCCAAGCTCTTGAAAGAACTGGAGCCCCTGCGGTCCCGCCTGGCCGATGAAAGCTTCGTCACCAAGGCTCCCGAGGCGGCCGTAGCCAAGTTGCGCGGCCAGGCCGAAGAAAAAGAAGCCCGGCTGAAGCAGGTCGTCTCGTTGCTAGGGTAG
- a CDS encoding GNAT family N-acetyltransferase, which yields MENSLSIHPVTGASDVEAFIRFPFGLYRDYPHWVPPLLLERREFLDPAKNPVFEYAKIQLFMAFRGSEVAGTIAAICNNRYGEFHPEDRNVGFFGLFESIQDQEVAQALLQAAADWLRKEGKTVLRGPVNFTTNDIVGLLVDGFEDDPAILMPYNPAYYGSLMEGAGLTKVKDLFAFTLAERDYKGQLDGVAARLEKRGHVKIRPVELGRWTEELEFVRSCYNVAWAKNWGFVPWTDRELAFIAKELKPLIDPRLAFVAEVDGKSAGFCISVPDANQAIKLARGRLLPFGLLKLLWKLKVSKCTRLRTIAMGVLPEHRRRGIDAILVHHLVRQSVAYGCPVSEMGWILEDNEPMLSALRQIGAQKTKTYRVYDRAL from the coding sequence ATGGAAAATAGTCTGAGCATCCATCCGGTCACCGGGGCTTCGGATGTGGAAGCATTTATCCGTTTTCCCTTCGGTCTATACCGAGACTACCCGCACTGGGTTCCGCCACTGCTCCTGGAGCGGCGCGAATTCCTGGACCCGGCCAAGAATCCGGTGTTCGAGTATGCCAAGATCCAGCTTTTCATGGCTTTCCGTGGATCCGAGGTGGCGGGGACCATCGCCGCGATCTGCAACAACCGCTACGGCGAATTCCATCCAGAGGACCGGAATGTCGGATTTTTCGGTCTTTTTGAATCCATCCAGGACCAGGAAGTCGCCCAGGCGCTGCTCCAGGCCGCGGCGGATTGGCTCCGGAAGGAAGGGAAGACGGTCCTGAGGGGGCCCGTGAATTTCACGACCAATGACATCGTGGGCCTCCTGGTGGATGGCTTCGAGGACGACCCGGCGATCCTCATGCCTTACAACCCTGCCTATTACGGCAGCCTCATGGAAGGCGCGGGATTAACCAAGGTCAAAGACCTGTTTGCCTTCACCCTGGCGGAGCGGGACTACAAAGGCCAGCTGGACGGAGTGGCCGCCAGGCTGGAGAAACGCGGGCATGTGAAGATCCGCCCCGTGGAGCTGGGGCGCTGGACCGAGGAACTGGAATTCGTCCGCAGCTGCTACAACGTGGCCTGGGCGAAGAACTGGGGTTTCGTTCCGTGGACCGACCGGGAATTGGCTTTCATCGCCAAGGAATTGAAACCCCTCATCGATCCGCGCCTCGCCTTCGTCGCCGAGGTGGATGGAAAGTCCGCCGGATTCTGCATTTCCGTCCCGGACGCCAACCAGGCCATCAAACTGGCTCGGGGCCGCCTGCTGCCCTTCGGGCTCCTCAAGCTCCTCTGGAAGCTGAAAGTGAGCAAATGCACTCGGCTGCGCACCATCGCCATGGGCGTGCTGCCGGAGCATCGGAGGCGGGGCATCGATGCGATCCTGGTGCACCACCTCGTCCGCCAATCCGTGGCCTACGGCTGCCCCGTGTCGGAGATGGGCTGGATCCTGGAGGACAATGAGCCGATGCTCAGCGCCCTGCGCCAGATCGGCGCGCAGAAAACGAAGACCTACCGCGTCTACGATCGCGCACTATAA
- a CDS encoding NAD-dependent epimerase/dehydratase family protein translates to MLALVTGGQGFIGSHLCERLVQAGHRVRVLARPSSDLTHLQGLPVEVVRGDLAGEEPLAPAVEGVDWVFHLAGALKGFRQEDLLRVNRGGTERLLDACQLHAPGLSRFVLVSSLAAAGPSPGGLAAAAEEASPRPLTWYGQSKLEAETVVQTSGLPFTILRPPIVFGPRDRDVLSYFQIAQRGLLPVPGRRDRYYSLVFAPDLAGGILRAAESPAAASEIFNLTGAEVVAWSELGHRISTALGVRGRVLRLPEFAIQASGRMADLAARLRGAPQIFSSQKVIEMLAPAWVADPGKAQRMLGWSAPTPLDEGLALTVRWYRSHGWL, encoded by the coding sequence ATGCTCGCGCTCGTCACCGGAGGCCAGGGATTCATCGGATCGCACCTCTGCGAGAGGCTGGTCCAGGCAGGCCACCGGGTCCGCGTGCTCGCCCGCCCATCCAGCGATCTCACCCACCTGCAAGGGCTTCCGGTGGAGGTGGTCCGTGGCGATCTGGCCGGTGAAGAGCCCCTCGCCCCGGCCGTCGAGGGCGTGGACTGGGTCTTCCATCTCGCCGGCGCGCTCAAGGGATTCCGCCAGGAGGATCTGCTCCGAGTGAACCGGGGCGGGACGGAGCGTCTACTCGATGCCTGCCAGCTCCATGCGCCCGGCCTCTCCCGCTTTGTCCTGGTGTCCAGCCTGGCGGCCGCAGGGCCTAGCCCGGGAGGATTGGCCGCTGCGGCCGAGGAGGCCAGTCCCCGGCCTTTGACCTGGTACGGCCAAAGCAAGCTGGAGGCGGAAACGGTGGTCCAAACTTCCGGCCTTCCCTTCACCATCCTCCGGCCCCCGATCGTCTTCGGGCCCCGGGACCGGGATGTCCTCAGCTATTTCCAGATCGCCCAGAGGGGTCTGCTCCCGGTGCCGGGCCGCCGGGACCGGTACTATTCCCTGGTGTTCGCGCCGGACCTGGCTGGAGGGATTCTGCGCGCTGCCGAATCACCAGCGGCCGCCTCGGAGATCTTCAACCTCACGGGCGCCGAAGTGGTGGCCTGGTCGGAGCTTGGCCATAGGATTTCCACCGCGCTCGGTGTCCGGGGCCGGGTCCTCCGCCTTCCGGAATTCGCCATCCAAGCTTCCGGGAGGATGGCGGATCTCGCGGCGCGCCTGCGGGGGGCTCCCCAGATCTTCAGCTCCCAGAAGGTGATCGAGATGCTCGCCCCGGCCTGGGTCGCGGATCCCGGGAAGGCGCAGCGGATGCTCGGATGGAGCGCGCCGACCCCGCTCGACGAAGGCCTGGCCCTGACCGTGCGTTGGTACCGCTCCCATGGCTGGCTCTGA